GGGTTCTTGCGGCTTCTTGCGACAGGGCTTTTTGCACTTCTTCGCTTTCGTGGTGCACGGACGCTTTTTGACGCACTTCTTCGGCGTCTTAGTGCAAGGTGGCTTTCGAGTGCTGCTGCACGGGCACCGCATCACCGGTTCCTGAACGGCCTGCAGGTCCCGTGCAAACCGCTTTCGAGGGCCCGAAGTGATTCGCGTTCCAGTTCCTGCCTTGAAACGCCGCGCCTTGTGCTCGGCCGCCAAGGATCCTAGAGGGTGGTTCGTGGCTGTGCGTGACTCGTATCTGGCGGCTTCTGGGCGCAGCAACGAAGCTAAGCTCAGCTGAGGCACTGGCTGTGGCTGCTGATACGACGGCCCTAGGGCGGGCTTCTGCGGCGGAAGTGTTTCCTGCGGCTGAGGCTGGTTTTCGTAGTACGCCGTGGGGAAGTAGTCCTCGTACACGTAGGTTGTGGCGTACTCGTAAACGACGTCGTTGGGAGGCGGGTAGCGGAGGCTTCCGAATATCTTAAGCGGTGGCTTTTGCTGAAGCTGTGGTCGCAGACGCTCGAGGTTTTCCGCTCGGGGCTTGAGTAGCAACTCCTGTGTGCCAGCAAGCTTAAAGCCCTCTTTGTCCCCAAGGTCAGTATCGCTGCAAATGCACCGTTCAACGGGGCCACTGCTTTTTCGGCCTATGTTCCTGGGTCCCACGGCTGCAGGAACGTTCCCGCTGAGAATATTTAATGACGAGTCAGGTGTTCCAGAGGCTTTAGCCCTGTATAGCTGTGTACTCTCGTCACACTTGAGACCTAAACTGAGTGACTGTAAACAACGAGATGGATCATTCAGATCAAAGCTCTCCACCTGCTTCTGGAGGTATATGCCTATATCTGCCTTAGGTTGAACAACGTCATCTGAGCGTTGCTCAGGTGGTATCAGCAGCGGCACTGTAAATTTCAGCACTGGAGCTGGCGGGCCGAAGTGCATGGTCAAGGGGGAGAGGTGTTGCTTAGAACCTTCCTTGGAACGATAGTCATCAAAACTCTGTTTGGGAAAGAAAGGTACATAACTTGCCGATTTCCACACGGCGTCCACTGGCGTCGAACGGGAGTGGGTAGCATCCGTAGCGGTGAACAGCAGGTCGTTCAGCGTGGTATTATCTTCCTGTGAATACTGCAAGGGTTGTGCGAACTCCGAGGGTGTCGCAGCATAGTTGTGGATGACGTCCTTCTCGCCCTGTGCTTGTAGAGGCGCCGATTCCATTCCGAGTGCGCGGGCGGGTGCTGTTTCCACGACTATGCTTTCAGTTACGTTGGCGTCAACCACTTCAGTCGGAGACACCCGGTCTAATGAATATCCCGCGAAAGGTGCCTTTGACTTAATGAAAGGCACATTATCAGTGACTATATCCGCATACGCTAGTGTGGATGCACTGCCTAATGCCGGAGCAGGAGGCTTTGCCGATGCTGAGGACCCGGATGCTGGAAGTTTAGGTGGGACGGCAGCAACTGTTTCCATGGCGTTCACTTCCGGTTTCGTGGAAACTGCGGGTGACGATGCCTTCCTCCTGTGCCAGCAACCTTTCCCGGCGCTATTGAAGACATTTATCTGGACCATGAGAGATTGATCGCGTTTGAGCCGGCTTCTTAACAGCGAGTCCAAGTCCGGAAAGACAGCAGCGTTCTGACTCGCGTTCGCGATGTCACCAAAAACCTGTTGAGACTGCTGTTGCTGAGCTTGTCTTGCGTGCGTGTCCCTTTGGTT
This Dermacentor silvarum isolate Dsil-2018 chromosome 6, BIME_Dsil_1.4, whole genome shotgun sequence DNA region includes the following protein-coding sequences:
- the LOC125946147 gene encoding uncharacterized protein LOC125946147, yielding MHLRALLLIALLLPGCALSFPGGQVDQGQQQGLLEALQKLRLLNLPNGRHQNQRDTHARQAQQQQSQQVFGDIANASQNAAVFPDLDSLLRSRLKRDQSLMVQINVFNSAGKGCWHRRKASSPAVSTKPEVNAMETVAAVPPKLPASGSSASAKPPAPALGSASTLAYADIVTDNVPFIKSKAPFAGYSLDRVSPTEVVDANVTESIVVETAPARALGMESAPLQAQGEKDVIHNYAATPSEFAQPLQYSQEDNTTLNDLLFTATDATHSRSTPVDAVWKSASYVPFFPKQSFDDYRSKEGSKQHLSPLTMHFGPPAPVLKFTVPLLIPPEQRSDDVVQPKADIGIYLQKQVESFDLNDPSRCLQSLSLGLKCDESTQLYRAKASGTPDSSLNILSGNVPAAVGPRNIGRKSSGPVERCICSDTDLGDKEGFKLAGTQELLLKPRAENLERLRPQLQQKPPLKIFGSLRYPPPNDVVYEYATTYVYEDYFPTAYYENQPQPQETLPPQKPALGPSYQQPQPVPQLSLASLLRPEAARYESRTATNHPLGSLAAEHKARRFKAGTGTRITSGPRKRFARDLQAVQEPVMRCPCSSTRKPPCTKTPKKCVKKRPCTTKAKKCKKPCRKKPQEPNMQQFPVPPNMPPFPVPPNMPPFPVPPNMPPN